The proteins below are encoded in one region of Penicillium psychrofluorescens genome assembly, chromosome: 4:
- a CDS encoding uncharacterized protein (ID:PFLUO_007121-T1.cds;~source:funannotate), with protein sequence MAVIVIWGLVVLSALSSSKPVLTKESPSGLPAAESLFVRIPVDVPVVESSEAPSKTISPSGSDSTHTIRPGILQGDATIINKDSSASQTSVIFPASGDWLDVQCDGDARITDAATPPKDRFEYAKVSDAWDQMMDDWKSKNDDYPLNFGQYARNAFHYSDQAHCDLVQDINCGTTVECKAPAAGFLIINSLVAIHNMIFNERTALGDARDDIKADIVTFQNTFSSFPEDNLLVIKYMMDALQITWGFGSAIGWNVWIKKAKLFKDDDWRAAFADMSNAAAFYGLNMGKDSLKQPTDSGELTDDLKVLVDNYYNRLRDIQREFLANTLNAVDEANQDQLTKMVANGAMIQLDLATDNSTYGDMIIEQKKTLYGKMIPSTWALSPDGQRPFILYVDHADYNCGDDVGPVSKSDLPEEDDWELGYWIDQDTADKTSWCDPNGNSWFLLNAYGPTSCSGGGGADCSDRPKIFQSLDGGDTDTLTGEDSTWGGITLEDIIRSSYGAFVANGNKNGGYKMPEDSKLAIDDSMSQIVEDDTGVFGNSIRTAGFFQIPICLNAYAAAKRVENILEDSDPCGEEPDASGKSTPKNDDGYAAGQCGVHITQYQRDEGDVINPLDVFQLQLNILDANEEMIGFMTKQAADEALIVPSKLPYDLWVQVGDGDDDPICFWYSDQYWCTDNDDWGCNIGDYDGGQRNGDCGFSCPNPTDDPPTTTYDLPSPAKTAYDGTSVPTSTAALPEVTYAQGACGVHVVQYQKNENNNGLNPTDNYQVQFEVKDADNNIIITSPKSKAESINPVSVQGDGLEYPFSVTVGDIDSDPISFSYNGQEWDSDADQCSVGKYDTGTRNMDCGFTC encoded by the exons ATGGCCGTAATCGTTATCTGGGGCCTTGTTGTCTTGTCTGCGTTGTCGAGCTCGAAGCCCGTTCTCACCAAGGAATCGCCCTCTGGCCTTCCAGCTGCAGAATCCCTTTTTGTTCGAATTCCTGTTGATGTACCCGTGGTAGAATCTTCAGAAGCCCCATCGAAGACTATATCACCCTCTGGAAGTGACAGCACACACACCATCAGACCGGGTATCCTCCAAGGTGATGCCACTATAATAAATAAGGACTCGAGTGCGTCTCAGACTAGCGTTATCTTCCCTGCATCCGGAGATTGGCTGGATGTGCAGTGTGACGGAGATGCCAGAATTACAGATGCTGCAACTCCCCCTAAGGACCGGTTTGAGTATGCCAAAGTGAGCG ATGCTTGGGACCAAATGATGGATGACTGGAAGAGCAAAAACGACGATTATCCATTGAACTTTGGCCAATATGCGAGAAATGCTTTCCACTACAGTGACCAGGCACATTGCGATCTGGTGCAAGACATTAACTGTGGCACAACAGTGGAGTGCAAGGCCCCAGCTGCTGGGTTCTTGATTATCAACTCTCTCGTGGCTATTCACAAT ATGATCTTCAACGAAAGAACGGCACTAGGGGATGCTCGCGATGATATCAAGGCCGACATTGTGACATTCCAAAATACCTTTTCCTCATTTCCGGAAGACAACCTGCTGGTCATTAAATACATGATGGATGCCCTTCAGATAACCTGGGGTTTCGGTTCAGCAATCGGCTGGAACGTTT GGATTAAAAAAGCCAAACTATTCAAAG ATGATGACTGGCGAGCAGCCTTTGCCGATATGTCCAATGCTGCCGCATTTTACGGACTTAACATGGGCAAGGACAGTTTGAAACA ACCTACGGATAGTGGCGAACTGACTGACGACCTCAAAGTTCTCGTCGACAACTATTATAACAGACTACGTGATATACAGAGGGAATTTTTGGCAAACACCCTCAACGCAGTGGACGAAGCCAATCAGGATCAGTTGACCAAGATGGTGGCAAATGGCGCCATGATCCAGCTTGATCTTGCGACGGACAATTCAACTTACGGTGATATGATTATCGAGCAGAAAAAGACTCTCTATGGGAAAATGATCCCGAGTACCTGGGCCTTGTCTCCAGATGGCCAGCGACCGTTTATTCT CTATGTGGATCACGCGGACTACAACTGTGGAGATGATGTTGGCCCCGTGAGCAAGAGCGATTTacctgaagaagatgactgGGAGTTGGGTTACTGGATAGACCAAGACACGGCGGATAAGACCTCCTGGTGTGATCCCAA TGGCAACTCCTGGTTCTTGCTCAACGCCTACGGTCCCACGagctgcagcggcggcggaggtgctGACTGCAGCGATCGTCCAAAGATTTTCCAGAGCCTTGATGGTGGGGACACCGACACCTTGACGGGCGAAGATAGCACATGGGGAGGAATTACCCTTGA AGATATTATTCGCAGCTCATATGGGGCATTCGTGGCGAATGGCAACAAAAATGGAGGCTAC AAAATGCCGGAAGACTCAAAACTGGCCATCGATGACTCAATGAGCCAGATAGTTGAAGATGATACAGGTGTTTTTGGCAACAGTATCCGGACTGCCG GATTTTTCCAAATTCCAATCTGCCTAAATGCGTATGCAGCGGCCAAGCGTGTCGAGAATATTCTTGAAGACAGTGATCCCTGTGGCGAAGAGCCAGATGCTAGCGGAAAGTCAACGCCCAAAAATGATGACGGGTATGCCGCAGGGCAATGCGGGGTCCATATCACTCAATACCAACGAGATGAGGGCGATGTAATCAACCCGCTGGATGTTTTCCAGCTGCAACTCAATATTCTCGATGCCAACGAGGAGATGATTGGCTTTATGACCAAGCAGgcggccgacgaggcgctgaTTGTTCCCAGCAAACTTCCATATGATCTCTGGGTTCAGGtgggcgacggcgacgacgatcCAATTTGTTTCTGGTACTCCGATCAATATTGGTGCACGGATAATGATGACTGGGGATGCAACATTGGTGATTATGACGGCGGTCAACGAAACGGTGACTGCGGCTTCAGTTGCCCTAACCCAACGGACGATCCTCCCACGACAACCTACGATCTTCCATCTCCCGCGAAGACTGCATATGACGGGACCAGTGTCCCAACAAGTACCGCAGCACTGCCGGAAGTGACTTACGCCCAGGGCGCTTGTGGTGTGCATGTGGTCCAATACCAGAAGAATGAGAACAATAATGGCCTCAATCCGACGGACAATTATCAGGTGCAGTTCGAGGTGAAGGATGCagacaacaacatcatcatcacatCACCCAAATCCAAAGCAGAGTCCATTAATCCAGTTTCAGTCCAGGGAGACGGCCTCGAGTATCCCTTCTCTGTGACGGTAGGTGACATTGACTCGGATCCGATCAGCTTCAGTTACAATGGACAAGAGTGGGATTCGGATGCGGATCAGTGCAGTGTCGGGAAATATGACACAGGGACCCGCAATATGGACTGCGGGTTTACCTGCTGA
- a CDS encoding uncharacterized protein (ID:PFLUO_007122-T1.cds;~source:funannotate) — protein sequence MSIDARSHGRTMMTPKNAPKGPDNPSTAESTKAEADGHIEIDLSLETLSRDLVYMIRQTQSRMGWESLPDIVLVGHSLGGAVITDVAKKGELGSKLLAYAVLDVVEGSAMDALQSMEKYLSTRPTRFPSLASGIEWHTRSRTIRNTISARASVPSLLYKENEPADPGKPWVWRTNLSATKPFWENWFIGLSQKFLEARGGKLLLLAGTDRLDKELMIGQMQGKYQLQVFPEAGHFIQEDQPAKTAQILADFYKRNDRSALVLPPKVADMQAAAAMKKGSGAGGSGSG from the exons ATGTCCATTGATGCCAGAAGCCACGGtcggacgatgatgacaCCCAAAAATGCACCAAAGGGCCCGGACAATCCATCCACCGCAGAATCAACAAAAGCCGAGGCTGATGGTCATATTGAGATTGATCTGAGTCTCGAAACCCTGAGTCGGGATCTTGTGTATATGATTCGCCAAACTCAGTCAAGGATGGGCTGGGAATCTCTCCCAGACATCGTGCTTGTTGGACATAGCCTTGGGGGTGCGGTCATCACAGATGtggcgaagaagggcgaACTTGGGTCGAAGTTGCTGGCGTATGCGGTACTGGACGTGGTGGAAG GGTCGGCAATGGATGCCCTTCAGAGCATGGAGAAATACCTCTCGACACGACCAACCCGATTTCCATCTCTTGCATCAGGAATTGAATGGCA CACACGCTCCCGCACTATTCGGAACACTATATCTGCTCGTGCATCCGTGCCATCGCTTCTCTACAAAGAAAATGAGCCCGCCGACCCGGGCAAGCCATGGGTCTGGCGCACTAATCTGTCTGCAACGAAGCCATTTTGGGAGAATTGGTTCATCGGGCTGAGCCAAAAGTTTCTCGAAGCACGAGGTGGAAAGCTACTTTTACTTGCGGGAACAGACCGACTAGATAAGGAGCTGATGATTGGACAAATGCAAG GCAAATATCAACTCCAGGTTTTCCCTGAAGCAGGCCATTTCATCCAGGAAGATCAACCGGCCAAGACGGCACAAATACTGGCTGACTTCTACAAGCGCAATGACCGCAGCGCATTGGTGCTGCCACCCAAGGTGGCCGATATgcaggctgcggcggcgatgaagaaagGGTCTGGTGccggtggcagtggcagtggtTAA
- a CDS encoding uncharacterized protein (ID:PFLUO_007120-T1.cds;~source:funannotate) produces the protein MSENRAVRSKERSWPLRDAEEADLLLNFVEKITPFFDCTDYQRHFALHIPYRARHCETLFNAILAMSARHLSRTTSFDPFVSDHYFQLCLEKLIPALNDHEVTMDDDLLAATVILRLLEEYDVPLAGSDLRGHSFGTKAFIQGPPTTATTTPRLRQAVYWSGLRQEIYNSLSLQQAPDVDISTLHSQFSWLGQDFDDCTWANQAIAHCTDVLMFSFGEGPRSVSVHAELQAKNQEWLDTRPDSFDPFFIDSDEVEIGATFPDIRFHSAWHAIGNQYNHLARILLHVHDPNLPTIGPLRRRFIQKADDMIRKGVWTVCGIGLSNVSVPPAMVVGCMAIHICGDRFTDPQQQDLLVQVLVQTDAVHGWPTHALQRQLRDTWGVP, from the exons ATGTCCGAGAACAGGGCCGTCCGGTCCAAGGAACGATCCTGGCCTCTGAGagacgccgaggaagccgatCTCTTGCTGAACTTCGTCGAAAAAATCACGCCATTT TTCGACTGCACTGATTATCAACGGCATTTTGCTCTTCACATTCCTTATCGAGCGCGACATTGCGAGACGCTATTCAATGCAATCCTGGCAATGTCAGCAAGACATTTGAGTCGCACTACATCTTTTGACCCATTTGTTTCAGATCATTACTTTCAGTTGTGCCTGGAAAAGCTCATTCCAGCGCTGAATGACCATGAAGTTACTATGGATGATGATTTACTGGCTGCCACCGTCATTCTAAGGCTGTTAGAAGAATATGATG TTCCCTTGGCGGGTTCGGACCTTCGAGGCCACTCATTTGGAACCAAGGCCTTCATTCAAGGCCCACCAACAACCGCAACGACAACACCGCGCCTACGACAAGCCGTCTATTGGAGTGGCTTGCGCCAAGAAATCTATAATTCACTCAGCCTTCAACAAGCACCAGATGTTGATATCAGTACCCTTCATTCTCAATTTAGCTGGCTCGGCCAAGACTTCGACGATTGCACATGGGCAAATCAAGCCATCGCACACTGCACTGATGTCTTAATGTTCTCATTTGGCGAAGGCCCGCGTTCGGTCTCTGTTCATGCCGAGCTGCAGGCAAAAAACCAAGAATGGTTGGATACGCGCCCAGACTCCTTTGACCCGTTTTTCatcgacagcgacgaggtgGAGATTGGGGCCACATTTCCTGATATTCGGTTTCATTCTGCTTGGCATG CAATTGGGAATCAATACAACCATCTTGCCCGGATATTGCTGCATGTGCACGACCCTAATCTTCCCACTATTGGGCCACTGCGGAGACGGTTTATTCAGAAAGCTGAC GACATGATTCGAAAGGGGGTATGGACCGTGTGCGGCATCGGACTGTCCAACGTTTCTGTTCCTCCGGCCATGGTCGTCGGATGCATGGCGATCCATATCT GTGGCGATCGTTTTACGGATCCTCAGCAGCAAGATTTGTTGGTTCAGGTCCTTGTTCAAACGGATGCAGTGCACGGCTGGCCAACCCATGCCCTTCAGCGACAGCTTCGGGACACCTGGGGTGTACCCTGA
- a CDS encoding uncharacterized protein (ID:PFLUO_007117-T1.cds;~source:funannotate), whose product MDRPLLQESSLPESGDPRFSDDEEEEEYLNLASSPPRTDKGYSIVSRAMLSLKQTKPIQPPAGTDPLRPRPGNTNYLYALTIFVSLGAFLFGYDQGVMGVIVADKRWIDLMQPKNSWVTGMVVSLYDIGCFIGAMSLGYLADPIGRERTLAVSCFVFIIGAVLQAASYSITQITIGRVILGYGVGACAGGVPLYVAELSPPAIRGRIVAIEQMILCLGELVAFWLNYGFNFLEIDDWWRIPLAIQILPALVLGFGCWFWLPPSPRWLASQDRPDCAREVLTRLHGSEAAELEMQEIQSSIEFEQTVSEASWKDMFTRPVLRVTLLGMGVQFLQQITGTNSILYYTPSLFERGGIKDPRTANLATGGVGIVLFVTSWIPIFFFDRLGRKTWLQIGTVGMMAAMIGITVLQWHAEHHPNDPANYTIVAFPYMFYVFFNISWGVGSWTYAAEIFPVSMRAKGNALTTASLWAACYIVAQASPPIADAIGWGLYIIYSGICVGAFFFVRYVLVETRGRTLEEMSRLFGIESRLAERTGLRPGPPSKGPMAESMEDVGSAEPIS is encoded by the exons ATGGACCGGCCCCTTCTCCAGGAATCTTCTCTACCCGAATCCGGGGACCCCAGATTcagcgacgatgaagaggaggaggagtatTTAAATCTGGCGTCGTCCCCTCCGCGGACCGATAAAGGGTATTCCATAGTCTCTCGCGCCATGCTTTCACTCAAGCAGACGAAGCCGATCCAGCCACCCGCTGGCACTGATCCTCTCCGGCCGCGGCCAGGAAACACCAACTACCTCTACGCGCTCACGATATTTGTGTCGCTTGGTGCGTTCCTGTTCGGCTACGACCAGGGAGTTATGGGTGTGATCGTTGCCGATAAACGCTGGATTGATTTGATGCAACCAAAGAACTCAT GGGTGACGGGCATGGTAGTGTCTTTGTACGACATCGGCTGCTTTATCGGAGCTATGTCACTTGGGTATTTGGCCGATCCCATAGGCCGTGAGCGAACATTAGCTGTTTcctgttttgttttcatCATTGGCGCAGTGCTTCAGGCTGCGTCCTACTCCATCACGCAGATC ACTATTGGCCGTGTGATTCTGGGATATGGAGTGGGAGCCTGTGCCGGTGGCGTTCCATTGTATGTCGCTGAGCTGTCACCGCCAGCGATCCGAGGCCGCATTGTGGCCATCGAACAGATGATTCTATGTCTGGGAGAACTAGTTGCGTTCTGGCTCAATTATGGCTTCAACTTCCTTGAGATCGATGATTGGTGGCGCATTCCGTTGGCTATCCAGATCCTGCCTGCTCTGGTTCTTGGCTTTGGTTGCTGGTTTTGGCTTCCCCCGAGTCCACGCTGGCTGGCCAGTCAAGACCGCCCCGACTGCGCGCGGGAGGTTCTGACCCGGCTTCATGGCTCAGAagctgccgagctggaaatGCAGGAGATTCAAAGCTCAATCGAGTTCGAGCAGACAGTCAGCGAGGCCAGCTGGAAGGATATGTTCACTAGGCCCGTTCTGAGAGTGACGCTGCTGGGAATGGGGGTGCAGTTTTTGCAGCAAATCACAGGGACCAACTCTATCCTCTACTACACG CCTTCTCTCTTCGAACGCGGTGGCATCAAGGACCCTCGCACTGCAAACCTCGCCACTGGTGGTGTAGGGATCGTGCTTTTCGTGACCTCATGGATTCCAATCTTTTTCTTTGATCGGCTTGGTCGAAAGACCTGGCTGCAGATTGGAACTGTGGGCATGATGGCCGCGATGATCGGCATCACTGTCCTGCAATGGCACGCTGAGCACCACCCCAACGACCCGGCCAACTACACGATCGTCGCATTCCCGTATATGTTTTATGTATTCTTCAACATCAGCTGGGGCGTGGGCTCGTGGACCtacgccgccgagatcttccCTGTCTCGATGCGTGCCAAGGGCAATGCCCTGACCACCGCATCGCTGTGGGCCGCGTGCTATATCGTGGCCCAAGCGAGTCCGCCGATTGCCGATGCCATTGGTTGGGGACTGTACATCATCTACTCAGGGATCTGTGTGGgggctttcttctttgtccGATATGTATTGG TCGAAACCCGCGGCCGAACCTTGGAGGAAATGTCCCGACTGTTTGGAATTGAAAGCCGGTTGGCGGAACGGACTGGCCTCCGGCCTGGTCCTCCTAGTAAAGGTCCGATGGCGGAGAGCATGGAAGATGTGGGCTCGGCGGAACCTATTAGTTAG
- a CDS encoding uncharacterized protein (ID:PFLUO_007116-T1.cds;~source:funannotate), with translation MAPHASSEAANGAVNGSVRQSAPLFTVQSPNVVYTPDEIKSQYAYQTTEVTRTADNKLVATPKTTNYHFKVDRKVGKVGMMLVGWGGNNGSTVTAGILANRRGLSWETREGKQAANYYGSVVMSSTVKLGTDAKTAEEINVPFHDLLPMVHPNDLAIGGWDISGMNLAESMDRAQVLEPSLKVLVRKEMAEMKPLPSIYYPDFIAANQEDRADNVVEGTKASWAHVEHIQKDIREFKQKNGLDRVIVMWTANTERYADIIPGVNDTADNLINSIKSGHAEVSPSTVFAIASILENTPFINGSPQNTFVPGALQFAEQHKAFIGGDDFKSGQTKMKSALVDFLINAGIKLTSIASYNHLGNNDGKNLSSQKQFRSKEISKSNVVDDMVAANSILYEKDEHPDHTVVIKYMPAVGDNKRALDEYYAEIFMGGHQTISLFNICEDSLLASPLIIDLVVLAEMMTRVSWKADSEGSDYKGFHSVLSVLSYMLKAPLTPPGTPVVNALGKQRSALINIFRACVGLQPESEMTLEHKLF, from the exons ATGGCTCCCCACGCTAGCTCGGAAGCTGCCAATGGCGCCGTGAACGGCTCGGTTCGCCAATCTGCCCCGCTGTTTACCGTCCAGTCGCCCAATGTGGTGTACACCCCCGATGAGATCAAGAGTCAGTACGCCTACCAGACCACGGAGGTGACTCGCACCGCGGACAACAAGCTGGTTGCTACCCCCAAGACCACCAACTACCACTTCAAGGTCGACCGCAAGGTTGGCAAGGTCGGTATGATGCTGGTCGGCTGGGGTGGTAACAATGGCTCCACCGTGACTGCGGGTATCCTCGCCAACCGTCGTGGTCTCTCTTGGGAGACCCGCGAGGGCAAGCAGGCTGCCAACTACTACGGCTCGGTCGTCATGAGCTCCACTGTCAAGCTGGGTACGGACGCTAAGACCGCGGAGGAGATCAACGTCCCCTTCCACGACCTGCTTCCCATGGTCCACCCTAACGACCTGGCCATTGGCGGCTGGGATATCAGCGGCATGAACCTGGCCGAGTCCATGGATCGGGCCCAGGTGCTGGAGCCCAGTCTCAAGGTCTTGGTCCGcaaggagatggccgagatgaagcCGCTGCCCAGTATCTACTACCCCGACTTCATTGCTGCCAACCAGGAGGACCGTGCCGACAACGTCGTCGAGGGCACCAAGGCCAGCTGGGCTCACGTGGAGCACATCCAGAAGGACATTCG CGAGTTCAAGCAGAAGAACGGCCTGGACCGGGTGATTGTCATGTGGACCGCCAACACTGAGCGGTACGCCGACATCATCCCGGGCGTCAACGACACCGCCGACAACTTGATCAACTCGATCAAGTCTGGCCACGCTGAAGTCTCCCCGTCGACCGTATTCGCCATTGCCTCGATCCTGGAGAACACTCCGTTCATCAACGGGTCGCCCCAGAACACCTTCGTGCCCGGTGCTCTCCAGTTCGCGGAGCAGCACAAGGCTTTCATTGGCGGTGACGACTTCAAGTCTGGCCAGACCAAGATGAAGTCCGCGCTGGTGGACTTCCTGATCAACGCCGGTATCAAGCTCACCTCCATTGCCAGCTACAACCACCTCGGCAACAACGACGGCAAAAACCTGAGCTCGCAGAAGCAATTCCGCTCCAAGGAGATTTCCAAGTCGAACGTTGTCGACGACATGGTCGCGGCCAACAGCATCCTGTATGAGAAGGATGAGCACCCGGACCACACCGTCGTCATCAAGTACATGCCTGCTGTCGGGGATAACAAGCGTGCTCTGGATGAGTACTACGCCGAGATCTTCATGGGCGGCCACCAGACCATCAGTCTGTTCAACATCTGCGAGGACTCCCTGCTGGCCTCGCCGCTCATCATTGATCTGGTCGTGCTCGCCGAGATGATGACCCGCGTCAGCTGGAAGGCCGACTCCGAGGGCTCTGACTACAAGGGCTTCCACAGCGTGCTGAGCGTGCTCAGCTATATGCTCAAGGCCCCCTTGACCCCGCCGGGCACCCCCGTCGTC
- a CDS encoding uncharacterized protein (ID:PFLUO_007119-T1.cds;~source:funannotate) — MHGAVVFTFLFHFSHALGFAGIPFLYATEIAPSNLRTAINGISVGTFWAFTVLIAEITPRALEMIGWRYFIIFAGFNVCIIPLIYFLFPETAGRSLEEMDEIFTKSKHVLDPVRVARSLRRRQLEDLPVQKGAMQSSRNAVDAFELAGNVCEGTV, encoded by the exons ATGCACGGAGCTGTTGTCTTCACATTTCTCTTTCATTTTAGTCATGCCCTTGGATTCGCTGGGATCCCTTTCCTCTATGCCACAGAGATCGCGCCCTCGAACCTGCGTACGGCCATCAATGGTATCAGCGTCGGCACATTCTGGGCGTTTACCGTTCTGATCGCCGAAATCACTCCTCGAGCACTCGAGATGATCGGATGGCGTtacttcatcatcttcgctGGGTTCAACGTTTGCATAATACCTCTCATCTATTTCCTGTTTCCCGAGACCGCCGGCCGCAGTCTCGAAGAGATGGATGAGATTTTCACGAAGTCCAAGCATGTCTTGGACCCTGTTCGAGTGGCGAGAAGCCTTCGACGCCGACAGTTAGAAGACTTGCCAGTCCAGAAAGGG GCGATGCAAAGCAGCCGCAATGCAGTCGATGCGTTCGAGCTGGCCGGGAATGTGTGCGAGGGAACCGTGTGA
- a CDS encoding uncharacterized protein (ID:PFLUO_007118-T1.cds;~source:funannotate), protein MQLPTVCQPGRLAVNDGLLENVKFLHQSHADEPLDKLRQRYEEDGYLFLKGLIPRADVLKARHEYFNMMAPTGVLEEGTLPVEGVFNSLKSAEEFPGIGAGAAGKNGRPGGEKAAQFIDLALDAHYRDWYAQDFCRHPALINFVARFTGWESNTLGLRRSLLRNNIPGTKPIGVHYDQIFLRHGEPTSVTAWVPIGDIQLTGGGLIYLENGDSLGLSIEEEFTKKAKDVGLSEEEAKDAFNNNMMATGLLSELPLDFSHKHSRRWLVAEYEAGDIVLHKPHAV, encoded by the exons ATGCAGCTCCCGACCGTATGCCAGCCTGGACGCCTAGCTGTCAATGACGGCCTTCTGGAAAATGTCAAGTTTCTGCACCAATCGCACGCCGATGAACCTCTTGACAAGCTGCGACAACGCTACGAGGAAGACGGCTACTTATTCCTAAAGGGTCTGATTCCTCGCGCCGATGTGCTCAAGGCGCGCCACGAATATTTCAACATGATGGCGCCCACAGGAGTCTTAGAAGAAGGCACTCTGCCGGTTGAGGGTGTCTTTAATTCCCTCAAATCGGCAGAGGAGTTTCCAGGCATCGGTGCCGGCGCTGCGGGCAAGAATGGCCGACCAGGGGGCGAGAAAGCGGCGCAGTTCATCGACTTGGCCCTTGACGCCCATTATCGAGACTGGTACGCCCAGGATTTCTGCCGGCATCCAGCCCTGATCAACTTCGTGGCCCGTTTTACGGGGTGGGAGTCCAACACCCTAGGCCTTCGGCGGTCGCTTCTTCGAAACAACATCCCCGGAACTAAGCCCATTGGAGTCCATTATGACCAGAtttttcttcgtcatggGGAGCCGACCAGTGTGACGGCCTGGGTGCCGATTGGAGACATCCAATTGACTGGCGGCGGACTTATCTATCTGGAGAATG GTGATTCCCTTGGACTCAGTATTGAAGAAGAATTTACCAAAAAGGCTAAAGATGTCGGGTTatctgaagaagaagccaaggaTGCATTTAACAACAACATGATGGCAACTGGTCTTTTATCGGAATTGCCTCTCGACTTTTCGCATAAGCACAGTAGACGCTGGCTTGTGGCTGAATATGAAGCCGGAGATATTGTGCTGCATAAGCCGCATGCTGTATGA